The following coding sequences are from one Lipingzhangella halophila window:
- a CDS encoding D-alanine--D-alanine ligase family protein, translated as MAEQRKIRVAVVFGGRSSEHEISCVTAGSVMSVIDTDRYEIVPIGITHDGRWVLTSGDPERMAITDGELPSVEETGTELALPFDAGSELLVVEPGAVPRRLGEVDVVLPLLHGPFGEDGTIQGLFEMMGARYAGAGVFASAASMDKVFMKALVTAHGIRTGRYVAVTDRQWQRERKRILDDIEALDGTVFVKPARAGSSVGITRVPDAGDTEAVIAAVDAAREHDPKVIVEAAVEGREIECGVLEVNGGSPDVSLPAEIHVDGDFDFYDFDAKYLANSSLTIPAEVPTDVVAEIRKLAGLTFDALGCEGLARVDFFYGSDGEIYVNEINTMPGFTPSSAFPQMWAATGVEYADLVDRLIRTALSREPGLR; from the coding sequence ATGGCCGAGCAGCGTAAGATTCGGGTCGCCGTGGTCTTCGGCGGACGCAGTTCCGAACACGAGATCTCCTGCGTCACCGCGGGAAGCGTGATGTCGGTGATCGACACCGACCGCTATGAGATCGTGCCCATCGGTATCACCCACGACGGCAGGTGGGTGCTGACGTCGGGTGACCCCGAACGCATGGCGATCACCGATGGGGAGCTGCCGTCGGTGGAGGAGACCGGCACCGAGCTGGCGCTGCCCTTCGACGCCGGATCCGAGCTGCTGGTGGTGGAGCCCGGCGCGGTCCCGCGCCGCCTCGGCGAGGTCGACGTCGTCCTCCCGCTGCTGCACGGGCCTTTCGGTGAGGACGGCACCATCCAGGGCCTGTTCGAGATGATGGGCGCCCGCTACGCGGGCGCCGGGGTGTTCGCCAGCGCCGCCTCCATGGACAAGGTGTTCATGAAGGCGCTCGTCACCGCGCACGGCATCCGGACCGGCCGCTACGTTGCCGTCACCGACCGGCAGTGGCAGCGCGAACGCAAGCGGATCCTCGACGACATCGAGGCGCTCGACGGCACGGTCTTCGTGAAGCCGGCGCGCGCCGGAAGCAGCGTGGGGATCACCCGCGTGCCCGACGCCGGCGACACCGAGGCTGTCATCGCGGCCGTCGACGCTGCCCGCGAGCACGACCCCAAGGTCATCGTGGAGGCGGCGGTCGAGGGCCGCGAGATCGAGTGCGGCGTCCTGGAGGTTAACGGCGGCTCGCCCGACGTGTCGCTGCCCGCGGAGATCCACGTCGACGGTGACTTCGACTTCTACGACTTCGACGCCAAGTACCTCGCGAACAGCAGCCTCACCATCCCGGCCGAGGTGCCCACCGACGTCGTCGCCGAGATCCGCAAACTGGCCGGGCTCACCTTCGACGCCCTGGGCTGCGAGGGTCTGGCCCGGGTGGACTTCTTCTACGGCTCCGACGGCGAGATCTACGTCAACGAGATCAACACCATGCCCGGCTTCACCCCCAGCTCCGCGTTCCCGCAGATGTGGGCCGCAACGGGAGTGGAGTACGCCGACCTCGTCGACCGGCTGATCCGGACCGCCCTGAGCCGGGAGCCGGGCCTGCGCTAG
- a CDS encoding HU family DNA-binding protein translates to MNKRDLIDAISDRLGDKKTATEAVNAVLETIQQTVATGDKVAITGFGVFEKSERAARTARNPATGAQINVPAQYVPKFRAGSDFKALVNEK, encoded by the coding sequence ATGAACAAGCGTGACCTGATTGACGCTATCTCCGACCGGCTGGGGGACAAGAAAACCGCCACCGAGGCGGTCAACGCCGTGTTGGAGACCATCCAGCAAACCGTCGCCACTGGTGACAAAGTCGCCATCACCGGCTTCGGCGTGTTCGAGAAGTCCGAGCGGGCCGCCCGTACGGCTCGCAACCCCGCCACTGGGGCCCAGATCAATGTCCCTGCGCAGTACGTTCCGAAGTTCCGCGCGGGGTCCGACTTCAAGGCGCTGGTGAACGAGAAGTGA
- a CDS encoding terpene synthase family protein has translation MGSPFTLPEFHLPHPARLNPHLERSRAHSTEWARDMGMLDTPTPDGGTVWDESALAAMDYALMCAYTHPDCDGPTLDLITDWYVWVFFFDDHFLEEFKYSRDLRGAQAYLDRLELFMVAEDEEPPEPANPAEAGLNDLWQRTIPMMSPEWRQRFTVRTHNLMVESMWELDNINRGRIANPIEYIQMRRRVGGAPWSASLVEVATGAEVPDDLAGTRPLRVLTDTFADAVHLRNDLFSYEREVLEEGENSNAILVFERFFDCSTQEAAERVNDLLTSRLVQFENTALGEVPALFADHASPPPEQLAVAAYAKGLQDWQAGGHEWHARSSRYMNDGAATATTRVLTGPTGLGSSGSRPRLGPIGPGMRRRARQHSQPVFTRVGHLPLPELYMPFAFRTNPGIDEARRYSVGWARSVGMFDSVPGVEIGGVWDERRYIGFDLAHCASMIHADADLDELKLSTDWLSWGTYGDDFFPAVFGGTRNLAAAKACVARLPAFMPLDAGTTPPPTNALERGLADLWSRTASPMTESARAEFRTAVEDMTQSWLWELENQAQHHVPDPVDYLEMRRGTFGSDMTMSLARLSRSGNVPSEVHDTRTIREMETAAQDYACFTNDVYSYQKEVEFEGEIHNIVVVVENFLEVDRLTARDIVADLMAARMRQFEHIISVDLPNLFEQYDLDEPARQALTRQADELKDWMSGIMEWHDKCVRYHEDQLLRDRGLAAPTGFAQRPTGLGTSAARTAELAGRRVPH, from the coding sequence GTGGGATCACCGTTCACATTGCCCGAGTTCCACCTCCCGCATCCCGCCCGGCTCAACCCCCACCTGGAACGCTCCCGTGCGCACAGCACCGAGTGGGCCCGGGACATGGGCATGCTCGACACGCCCACTCCCGACGGCGGGACTGTCTGGGACGAATCGGCCCTCGCCGCCATGGACTACGCGCTTATGTGCGCCTACACCCATCCGGACTGCGACGGCCCCACACTGGATCTGATCACCGACTGGTACGTCTGGGTGTTCTTCTTCGACGACCACTTCCTGGAGGAGTTCAAGTACTCCCGCGACCTGCGGGGAGCCCAGGCCTATCTCGACCGCCTCGAACTGTTCATGGTCGCCGAGGACGAGGAACCGCCCGAACCGGCCAATCCGGCCGAGGCGGGTCTCAACGACCTCTGGCAGCGCACGATCCCGATGATGTCGCCGGAGTGGCGGCAGCGCTTCACCGTCCGGACGCACAACCTGATGGTGGAGTCGATGTGGGAGCTGGACAATATCAACCGCGGCCGGATCGCCAACCCGATCGAGTACATCCAGATGCGCCGCCGGGTCGGCGGCGCGCCGTGGTCCGCGAGCCTGGTCGAGGTGGCCACGGGCGCCGAGGTGCCCGACGATCTCGCCGGAACCCGGCCCCTCCGGGTGCTGACCGACACCTTCGCCGATGCCGTCCACCTGCGCAACGACCTGTTCTCCTACGAGCGCGAGGTCCTGGAGGAGGGGGAGAACTCCAACGCCATTCTGGTCTTCGAGCGGTTCTTCGACTGCTCGACCCAGGAGGCGGCCGAGCGCGTCAACGACCTGCTGACCTCCCGTCTGGTGCAGTTCGAGAACACGGCCCTGGGTGAGGTCCCCGCGCTGTTCGCCGACCACGCGTCGCCCCCTCCCGAGCAGCTCGCGGTGGCCGCCTACGCCAAGGGGCTGCAGGACTGGCAGGCGGGCGGGCACGAGTGGCACGCGCGGTCGAGCCGCTACATGAACGACGGCGCCGCCACGGCCACGACCCGCGTCCTCACCGGGCCGACCGGTCTGGGGTCCTCCGGGAGCCGGCCACGGCTCGGCCCGATCGGGCCGGGGATGCGGCGCAGGGCGCGGCAGCACTCCCAACCGGTCTTCACCCGCGTGGGGCACCTGCCGCTGCCGGAGCTGTACATGCCGTTCGCGTTCCGCACGAACCCGGGCATCGACGAGGCGCGCCGCTACTCGGTGGGCTGGGCGCGCAGCGTGGGCATGTTCGACTCCGTGCCCGGCGTGGAGATCGGCGGCGTGTGGGACGAGCGGCGCTACATCGGGTTCGACCTCGCGCACTGCGCGTCGATGATCCACGCCGACGCCGACCTCGACGAGCTGAAACTCTCAACGGACTGGCTGAGCTGGGGCACCTACGGCGACGACTTCTTCCCCGCCGTGTTCGGGGGCACCCGCAACCTGGCCGCGGCCAAGGCGTGTGTCGCGCGGCTCCCCGCGTTCATGCCGCTGGACGCCGGAACCACTCCCCCGCCGACCAACGCCCTGGAGCGCGGGCTGGCGGACCTCTGGTCCCGCACCGCCAGCCCAATGACCGAGTCGGCGCGCGCGGAGTTCCGCACGGCGGTCGAGGACATGACGCAGAGCTGGCTGTGGGAGCTGGAGAACCAGGCCCAGCACCACGTGCCCGACCCGGTCGACTACCTGGAGATGCGGCGCGGGACCTTCGGGTCGGACATGACGATGAGCCTGGCGCGGCTCTCACGCTCCGGCAACGTGCCCAGCGAGGTCCACGACACCCGCACGATCCGGGAGATGGAGACCGCGGCGCAGGACTACGCCTGCTTCACCAACGATGTGTACTCCTACCAGAAAGAGGTCGAGTTCGAGGGGGAGATCCACAACATCGTCGTGGTCGTGGAGAACTTCCTGGAGGTCGACCGCCTCACCGCACGCGACATCGTCGCCGACCTGATGGCGGCGCGGATGCGGCAGTTCGAGCACATCATCAGCGTTGACCTGCCGAACCTGTTCGAGCAGTACGACCTTGACGAGCCGGCCCGCCAGGCGCTGACCCGACAGGCCGACGAGCTCAAGGACTGGATGTCCGGAATCATGGAGTGGCACGACAAGTGCGTGCGGTACCACGAGGACCAGTTGCTGCGTGATCGCGGACTGGCCGCGCCGACCGGGTTCGCGCAGCGACCAACGGGCCTGGGTACCTCCGCGGCACGGACCGCGGAGCTGGCGGGGAGGCGCGTACCGCACTAG
- the cofC gene encoding 2-phospho-L-lactate guanylyltransferase gives MPAAPAALQWSPVIPVKRLAGAKTRLGTFAGPHHADLALAMTCDTVMAAVQCQRTRAVVVVTDDERAARAVRELGARVVPDVPAAGLNPALVHGAAEAALQHPDAGVCALSADLPALRPDQLDRALRAAGDHERSFLADAPGSGTVLYAAAPGSEFIPAFEGASRSRHREAGATELVLDGVASVRRDVDTVADLRAAVELGIGPHTAKVLAALEI, from the coding sequence GTGCCCGCAGCCCCTGCGGCCCTGCAATGGTCGCCGGTGATCCCGGTGAAGCGCCTGGCGGGCGCGAAGACCCGCCTGGGCACCTTCGCCGGACCGCACCACGCCGATCTCGCGCTCGCCATGACCTGCGACACCGTTATGGCGGCCGTCCAGTGCCAGCGAACCCGCGCGGTGGTCGTTGTCACCGATGACGAGCGGGCGGCGCGCGCCGTGCGGGAGTTGGGCGCCCGCGTTGTGCCCGACGTGCCCGCGGCCGGGCTGAACCCGGCCCTGGTGCACGGGGCCGCCGAGGCCGCGCTCCAGCACCCCGATGCCGGGGTGTGCGCGCTGTCCGCGGACCTCCCGGCGCTGCGCCCGGACCAGCTCGACCGCGCTCTGCGGGCGGCCGGGGACCACGAGCGCTCTTTCCTGGCCGACGCGCCGGGTTCCGGCACGGTGTTGTACGCGGCGGCACCTGGCTCGGAGTTCATCCCGGCGTTCGAAGGGGCCTCCCGCAGCCGGCACCGCGAAGCCGGCGCGACCGAGCTCGTACTCGACGGTGTCGCGAGCGTGCGCCGAGACGTCGACACGGTCGCCGACCTGCGCGCCGCGGTCGAGCTCGGCATCGGCCCGCACACCGCCAAGGTGCTGGCCGCGCTGGAGATATGA
- a CDS encoding acyl-CoA desaturase codes for MERAPKHYAIRAGVIGLLYAAGCAAFVLLGDTWAQLAVAVFLAAIFGQAGLLAHELAHRQVFRTRRPSEIAGRLVGNLGIGMAYGWWQDKHTRHHANPNHEELDPDAGAEILVWSTEQAQTATGLARIIGPWQAFLFHPLLTLEGMNLHIQSVRALFQPWMKNRLLEGALLFTHFAVYLGALFLVLSPGKALVFLAVHQALFGIYLGTIFAPNHKGMPTLRGQNKLDFLRKQVLTSRNVRGGWFTDIALGGLNYQIEHHLFPSMPAPQLRQAQPIVKEFCAEIGVDYHETGFLRSQAEALAHLHRVGEPLRSADVERAS; via the coding sequence CTGGAACGGGCTCCCAAGCACTACGCGATACGCGCCGGCGTGATCGGGCTGCTGTACGCCGCGGGATGCGCGGCGTTCGTTCTGCTGGGCGACACCTGGGCGCAATTGGCCGTCGCGGTGTTCCTCGCCGCGATCTTCGGCCAGGCCGGTCTTCTCGCGCACGAGCTCGCGCACCGCCAGGTCTTCCGCACCCGAAGACCAAGTGAGATCGCCGGGCGCCTCGTTGGGAACCTCGGCATCGGGATGGCGTACGGCTGGTGGCAGGACAAGCACACGCGCCACCACGCCAACCCCAACCACGAGGAGCTCGACCCCGACGCCGGGGCGGAGATCCTGGTGTGGTCCACCGAGCAGGCTCAGACCGCTACCGGGCTGGCCCGGATCATCGGCCCCTGGCAGGCGTTCCTCTTCCATCCGCTGCTCACGCTCGAAGGCATGAACCTGCACATACAGAGCGTCCGGGCGCTGTTCCAGCCGTGGATGAAGAACCGGCTCCTCGAAGGCGCCCTGCTGTTCACACACTTCGCCGTCTACCTGGGCGCGCTGTTCCTCGTGCTGTCCCCCGGCAAGGCACTGGTCTTCCTGGCGGTACACCAGGCGCTGTTCGGGATCTACCTCGGAACCATCTTCGCCCCGAACCACAAGGGCATGCCGACCCTGCGGGGCCAGAACAAGCTGGACTTCCTGCGCAAGCAGGTGCTGACATCGCGCAACGTGCGCGGCGGCTGGTTCACCGACATCGCCCTGGGCGGGCTGAACTACCAGATCGAGCACCACCTGTTCCCGAGCATGCCAGCGCCGCAGCTCCGGCAGGCGCAACCGATCGTTAAAGAGTTCTGCGCCGAGATCGGGGTCGACTACCACGAGACCGGCTTCCTGCGGTCGCAGGCCGAGGCGCTGGCGCACCTGCACCGCGTCGGGGAGCCACTGCGCTCCGCGGATGTGGAACGAGCCTCCTAA
- the leuD gene encoding 3-isopropylmalate dehydratase small subunit has translation MEKFTVHTGRAVPLRYSNVDTDQIIPAVYLKRVSRTGFEDGLFSAWRANDPDFVLNKPEFKDGSVLIAGSDFGTGSSREHAVWALQDYGFKAVLAPRFADIFRGNSLKGGLLTVVLSQEVIERLWDMVEADPSTEVTVDLEKREVRAPGVAESFELDDYTRWRLLEGLDDIALTLRETGAIDDYEERRKPWLPVTQ, from the coding sequence ATGGAGAAGTTCACCGTCCACACCGGCCGCGCCGTGCCGCTGCGCTACAGCAATGTGGACACCGACCAGATCATCCCCGCCGTCTACCTGAAGCGGGTCAGCCGTACCGGCTTCGAGGACGGGCTGTTCTCCGCCTGGCGGGCGAACGACCCGGACTTCGTGCTGAACAAGCCGGAGTTCAAGGACGGGAGCGTGCTGATCGCCGGCTCCGATTTCGGAACGGGCTCTTCGCGCGAGCATGCTGTGTGGGCGCTGCAGGACTACGGTTTCAAGGCCGTGCTGGCGCCGCGCTTCGCCGACATCTTCCGCGGCAACTCGCTGAAGGGCGGGCTCCTCACCGTCGTGCTGTCCCAGGAGGTCATCGAGCGGCTCTGGGACATGGTCGAGGCGGACCCGTCGACCGAGGTCACCGTGGACCTGGAGAAGCGCGAGGTGCGCGCGCCGGGGGTTGCGGAGTCGTTCGAGCTCGACGACTACACGCGCTGGCGGCTGCTCGAAGGGTTGGACGACATCGCGCTGACCCTCCGCGAGACTGGCGCGATTGATGACTACGAGGAGCGCCGGAAGCCGTGGCTCCCGGTGACGCAGTAG
- a CDS encoding NAD(P)H-dependent glycerol-3-phosphate dehydrogenase, with the protein MTRVAVLGCGSWGTAFANVVADAGGADVEIWGRRTDVVDALNQRHENPDYFPDIALNPALSATTDVAKALNGAGFVVVAVPSQTLRENLAAWAELIPRDAVVVSLMKGVELGTSRRMSQVISEELDFPAEQVAVVSGPNLAREIVERQPATAVVACPHEPTAVRLQHICKSAYFRPYTTTDLVGVELGGAVKNVIALAVGVAVGMGFGDNAKASLITRGLAETVRLAVALGADEHTLAGLAGMGDLVATCSSALSRNRTFGEKLGSGMTVDEVITETRQTAEGVKSSESILALARTANVDVPITEAVVAMMHNDLSPAEALLAFMSRRAKPERYGMESGQDERPGGSPQ; encoded by the coding sequence ATGACGAGAGTCGCCGTACTGGGCTGCGGTTCGTGGGGAACCGCGTTCGCGAACGTGGTGGCCGACGCCGGCGGCGCGGACGTCGAGATCTGGGGCCGGCGCACCGACGTGGTGGACGCGCTCAACCAGCGGCACGAGAACCCCGACTACTTCCCGGACATCGCGCTGAACCCGGCGCTGAGCGCGACGACCGACGTGGCCAAGGCGCTGAACGGCGCGGGGTTCGTGGTGGTCGCCGTGCCCTCGCAGACCCTTCGGGAGAACCTCGCCGCGTGGGCGGAGCTGATCCCCCGGGACGCGGTCGTCGTGAGCCTGATGAAGGGGGTCGAGCTGGGGACCTCCCGCCGGATGAGCCAGGTCATCTCCGAGGAGCTGGACTTTCCGGCGGAGCAGGTGGCCGTGGTCTCCGGGCCGAACCTCGCCCGTGAGATCGTCGAGCGCCAGCCCGCGACCGCGGTGGTGGCCTGTCCGCACGAGCCGACCGCGGTGCGGTTGCAGCACATCTGCAAGTCGGCCTACTTCCGCCCGTACACCACCACCGACCTGGTCGGGGTGGAGCTGGGCGGCGCGGTCAAGAACGTCATCGCGCTCGCGGTGGGCGTCGCGGTGGGCATGGGCTTCGGCGACAACGCCAAGGCGTCCCTGATCACGCGCGGGCTCGCCGAGACCGTCCGGCTGGCGGTGGCGCTGGGTGCGGACGAGCACACCCTGGCCGGCCTGGCGGGCATGGGCGACCTCGTCGCCACGTGCAGCTCCGCGCTGTCGCGCAACCGCACGTTCGGCGAGAAGCTGGGCTCCGGGATGACGGTGGACGAGGTCATCACCGAGACCCGGCAGACCGCCGAGGGGGTGAAGTCCTCGGAGTCCATCCTGGCTCTGGCGCGGACCGCCAACGTGGACGTGCCCATAACCGAGGCCGTGGTCGCGATGATGCACAATGACCTCTCTCCGGCCGAGGCGCTGCTGGCGTTCATGTCGCGCCGCGCGAAGCCCGAGCGGTACGGGATGGAGTCGGGCCAGGATGAGCGGCCCGGCGGGTCGCCACAGTGA
- a CDS encoding lysophospholipid acyltransferase family protein: MKVVVASIVRPILTAMTKAEWKGQRNIPREGGVIIAANHLSWADPLTIAHYLYVAGRRWPTFTAKESVFRIPVVKAVANSTGQIPVKRGSTDAVKALQEAEKALVEDGSSVIIYPEGTCTRDPDLWPMVAKTGVARLALSTGVPVVPLAHWGEQNLLRYGTKKLRPFPRKRVRFEAGPPVDLSAYRGQPMTATVLRDATAEIMRAITGLQAEIRGEDPPAVPHDPKRARQQEAERKEEAERTEQVEQPGEGRAEQRERPVAGKNGAAAEPEETGETGHGTARS, encoded by the coding sequence GTGAAGGTCGTCGTCGCCAGCATCGTCCGCCCGATCCTCACGGCGATGACGAAGGCCGAGTGGAAGGGGCAGCGGAACATCCCGCGCGAGGGCGGCGTGATCATCGCGGCGAACCACCTGTCCTGGGCGGACCCGCTGACCATCGCCCACTACCTCTACGTCGCGGGCCGCCGGTGGCCCACGTTCACGGCCAAGGAGAGCGTCTTTCGGATCCCGGTGGTGAAGGCTGTGGCGAACAGCACCGGCCAGATCCCGGTGAAGCGGGGCAGCACCGACGCGGTCAAGGCCCTGCAGGAGGCGGAGAAGGCACTGGTCGAGGACGGCTCGTCGGTGATCATCTACCCCGAGGGCACCTGCACGCGCGACCCCGACCTGTGGCCGATGGTCGCCAAGACCGGCGTGGCGCGGCTGGCCCTGAGCACCGGCGTTCCAGTGGTCCCACTGGCCCACTGGGGTGAGCAGAACCTGCTGCGCTACGGCACCAAGAAGCTGCGTCCGTTCCCCCGCAAGCGCGTCCGGTTCGAAGCGGGCCCGCCGGTGGACCTGTCGGCCTACCGCGGCCAGCCGATGACCGCGACTGTGCTGCGGGACGCCACCGCCGAGATCATGCGGGCCATCACCGGCCTGCAGGCTGAGATACGCGGGGAGGACCCGCCCGCTGTGCCCCACGACCCGAAGCGGGCCCGCCAGCAGGAGGCGGAACGCAAGGAGGAGGCCGAGCGGACCGAGCAGGTCGAGCAACCCGGGGAGGGACGGGCCGAGCAGCGTGAGCGGCCGGTCGCGGGCAAGAACGGCGCCGCCGCCGAACCGGAGGAGACCGGCGAGACGGGGCACGGCACGGCACGGTCCTGA
- the leuC gene encoding 3-isopropylmalate dehydratase large subunit: MAHTMAEKVWEEHVVRRADGEPDLLYIDLHLVHEVTSPQAFEGLRLAGRPVRRPDLTVATEDHNVPTENILGPIADKVSRTQIETMRKNASDFGIRLFPMGDIDQGIVHVVGPQLGLTQPGMTIVCGDSHTSTHGAFGALAFGIGTSQVEHVLATQALPMSPFKTMAVTVNGTLGPGVTAKDIILAVIAKIGTGGGQGYVIEYRGEAIRSLSMEARMTICNMSIEAGARAGMIAPDETTFDYIKGRPHAPEGAAWDEAVAHWKSLRTDDDAEFDAEVVLDADELSPFVTWGTNPGQGAPLDAAVPDPASFDDPSRRASAEKALEYMDLAPGTPLREVAVDTVFLGSCTNGRIEDLRAAAEIIRGRKVADDVRMLVVPGSMRVKEQANAEGLGEVFTAAGAEWREAGCSMCLGMNPDQLTQGERSASTSNRNFEGRQGKGGRTHLVSPLVAAATAVRGTLSSPADL; encoded by the coding sequence ATGGCTCACACGATGGCCGAGAAGGTCTGGGAGGAGCACGTCGTCCGGCGTGCCGATGGGGAGCCCGACCTGCTCTACATCGACCTCCATCTGGTGCACGAGGTCACCAGTCCCCAGGCGTTCGAGGGTCTGCGGCTCGCTGGCCGCCCCGTTCGCCGCCCCGACCTCACCGTCGCGACGGAGGACCACAACGTCCCGACGGAGAACATCCTGGGCCCCATCGCGGACAAGGTGTCGCGCACCCAGATCGAGACGATGCGCAAGAACGCGTCGGACTTCGGCATCCGGCTCTTCCCCATGGGCGACATCGACCAGGGGATCGTGCACGTTGTCGGCCCGCAGCTCGGCCTCACCCAGCCGGGCATGACCATCGTCTGCGGTGACAGCCACACCAGCACCCACGGCGCTTTCGGCGCCCTGGCCTTCGGGATCGGCACCAGCCAGGTGGAGCACGTCCTGGCCACCCAGGCCCTGCCGATGAGCCCGTTCAAGACCATGGCGGTCACCGTCAACGGCACCCTCGGGCCCGGTGTGACCGCCAAGGACATCATCCTCGCCGTCATCGCCAAGATCGGTACCGGCGGCGGCCAGGGATACGTCATCGAGTACCGCGGTGAGGCCATCCGGTCGCTGTCCATGGAAGCCCGGATGACGATCTGCAACATGTCGATCGAGGCCGGCGCGCGGGCCGGGATGATCGCTCCCGACGAGACCACGTTCGACTACATCAAGGGGCGCCCGCACGCTCCCGAGGGAGCCGCGTGGGACGAGGCGGTCGCGCACTGGAAGAGCCTGCGCACCGACGATGACGCCGAGTTCGACGCCGAGGTGGTACTCGACGCCGACGAGCTCAGCCCGTTCGTCACGTGGGGGACCAACCCCGGCCAGGGGGCGCCGCTGGACGCGGCCGTGCCCGACCCCGCGTCGTTCGACGACCCGTCCAGGCGCGCGTCGGCGGAGAAGGCGCTGGAGTACATGGACCTCGCTCCGGGGACGCCGCTGCGCGAGGTCGCGGTCGACACGGTGTTCCTCGGCTCGTGCACCAACGGCCGGATCGAGGACCTGCGGGCGGCGGCCGAGATCATCCGCGGCCGCAAGGTGGCCGATGACGTCCGGATGCTGGTCGTCCCCGGCTCGATGCGGGTCAAGGAGCAGGCGAACGCCGAAGGGCTCGGTGAGGTCTTCACCGCCGCCGGTGCCGAGTGGCGCGAGGCAGGCTGCTCGATGTGCCTGGGCATGAACCCCGACCAGCTCACGCAGGGCGAGCGCAGCGCGTCCACGTCGAACCGGAACTTCGAGGGGCGGCAGGGCAAGGGGGGCCGCACCCACCTGGTCTCCCCGCTGGTCGCCGCCGCGACCGCGGTCCGCGGCACGCTCTCCTCGCCCGCGGACCTGTAA
- a CDS encoding helix-turn-helix domain-containing protein: protein MLPRPRLSRDERVRIETLWCEGLGFAAIGRRIGRPRCTVWREAARNHSYRHGPKNPRGARRGRAGAGGLYRWGYRMAWARVRAHAKARRPKRAKCARRLPRGRWGTWASGCRRGRRF, encoded by the coding sequence GTGTTGCCGAGGCCGCGGTTAAGCCGTGATGAGCGGGTGCGCATCGAGACGTTGTGGTGTGAGGGGCTGGGTTTCGCCGCGATTGGACGGCGGATTGGCCGGCCGCGTTGCACGGTCTGGCGGGAGGCGGCGCGCAACCATTCCTACCGCCATGGGCCGAAGAACCCGCGTGGGGCGCGTAGGGGCCGTGCTGGTGCGGGCGGGCTGTACCGGTGGGGCTATCGCATGGCGTGGGCGCGGGTGCGGGCCCATGCCAAGGCGCGTCGGCCCAAACGGGCCAAGTGCGCGCGGAGGCTCCCGCGCGGGCGCTGGGGCACTTGGGCTTCGGGGTGTCGGCGTGGGCGGCGTTTCTGA
- a CDS encoding IclR family transcriptional regulator, translated as MSVLDALESGPASLARLVRITGLARPTAHRLAVALEQHRMVTRDSQGRFVLGPRLGELSIATGEDRLLAVASPVLAQLRDLTGESAQLYRRQGEVRVCVAAAERASGLRDTVPVGTELPMNAGSAAQVLLAWEDAERIRRSLRGARFNATSLTQVRRRRWSQSVGEREHGVASVSAPISGPGGRVIAAVSVSGPIERLTRSPGRLHAQAVTAAAEKINEALHSHEAPA; from the coding sequence ATGTCCGTTCTCGACGCCCTGGAGTCCGGCCCGGCGTCACTGGCCAGGCTCGTACGAATCACCGGACTGGCCAGGCCCACGGCCCACCGCCTGGCGGTCGCCCTGGAGCAGCACCGCATGGTCACCAGGGACAGCCAGGGCCGGTTCGTTCTGGGCCCGCGCCTCGGCGAGCTCTCCATCGCCACCGGCGAGGACCGGCTGCTGGCCGTGGCCAGCCCGGTGCTCGCGCAGTTGCGCGACCTCACGGGCGAGAGCGCCCAGCTCTACCGCCGGCAGGGCGAGGTTCGGGTGTGCGTCGCCGCGGCCGAGCGCGCGAGCGGGCTCCGCGACACGGTGCCGGTGGGCACCGAGCTCCCGATGAACGCGGGGTCGGCGGCGCAGGTCCTGCTGGCGTGGGAGGACGCCGAGCGCATCCGCCGATCCCTGCGGGGCGCGCGCTTCAACGCGACCAGCCTCACCCAGGTCCGCCGCCGCAGGTGGTCCCAGAGCGTCGGCGAGCGCGAGCACGGCGTGGCCTCGGTCTCGGCCCCGATCTCGGGTCCCGGCGGGCGGGTCATCGCCGCGGTATCGGTCTCCGGCCCGATCGAGCGGCTCACCCGCTCCCCGGGGCGGCTGCACGCCCAGGCCGTCACCGCGGCCGCGGAGAAGATCAACGAAGCGCTGCACAGCCACGAGGCGCCGGCCTGA